A single region of the Ziziphus jujuba cultivar Dongzao chromosome 10, ASM3175591v1 genome encodes:
- the LOC107412525 gene encoding protein TIC 20-II, chloroplastic produces MASIPLVHLSLTPKTLTKRFLGARSPSFSYTLGAIPKSLHLKLKPKTKSTVTRMSYNPTPATDRLISAVAYTLPFFNSLQYGRFVFMQFPKLGLLFDPLVPLLGLYRSIPYSSFVAFFALYLGVVRNPSFSHYVRFNAMQAVTLDVLLVLPLLIQRIFTPGRTGLGFRIMVWGHSALFVFSVFCFVYTLVHCILGRTPYLPFVADAAGRQL; encoded by the coding sequence ATGGCCTCCATTCCTCTTGTTCACCTCTCCCTCACTCCCAAAACCTTGACCAAACGCTTCCTGGGTGCTCGTTCCCCATCCTTCTCTTACACCCTCGGAGCCATCCCAAAATCCCTGCACCTCAAACTCAAACCCAAAACCAAATCCACCGTCACTCGCATGTCGTACAACCCAACTCCGGCCACCGATCGATTAATCTCAGCCGTCGCTTACACACTCCCTTTCTTCAATTCCCTCCAGTACGGCCGCTTCGTCTTCATGCAGTTTCCCAAACTGGGCCTCCTATTCGACCCGCTGGTCCCTCTTCTGGGTCTGTACCGGTCCATCCCATACTCGAGCTTCGTGGCATTCTTCGCACTTTACCTGGGCGTGGTGAGGAATCCCAGTTTCAGCCACTACGTCAGGTTCAACGCTATGCAGGCCGTCACGCTCGACGTCCTCCTGGTGTTGCCGTTGCTCATCCAGAGGATCTTTACCCCGGGTCGGACCGGGTTGGGATTTCGGATCATGGTTTGGGGTCACAGCGCCTTGTTTGTCTTCAGCGTTTTCTGCTTCGTTTACACTTTGGTTCATTGTATTCTGGGTCGTACCCCTTATTTGCCTTTTGTTGCTGACGCTGCTGGTCGCCAGCTCTAG
- the LOC107412523 gene encoding uncharacterized protein LOC107412523, producing MDALRKQLDQLMGANRNGDVREVNRKYYDRDVCRLYLVGLCPHELFQLTKMDMGPCPKVHSLQLRKEYEEAKAKGTDNYDRDLEDVIDRLIVECDRKIARALKRLEDDDAKAAIAISVSEVTQTPEVLELSKQIKEKLKEADQHDLEGKTDLKIRALEVVEELRTKRADKQSMLLLDAFNKDRASLPQPLPNPPPLAPLPVVAPDARTQEMINEKLKKAEDLGEQGMVDEAQKALEEAEALKKLPARQEPVLDSSKYTAADVRITDQKLRVCDICGAFLSVYDSDRRLADHFGGKLHLGYMQIREKLAELQEERNKSRKVDRYDERRSKERKSRDREREPSKDRDRGESRDRARDYDRRSRDRDRYYDRDRGYDRERDRDSDHSRSYDSRSRRRSRSRSRERSRDYDRHRRYDRY from the exons ATGGACGCGCTAAGGAAACAGCTGGACCAGCTGATGGGAGCGAACAGAAACGGCGACGTTCGAGAGGTAAACCGCAAGTATTACGATCGGGATGTCTGCCGTCTCTACTTGGTCGGACTTTGCCCTCACGAGCTCTTCCAATTGACG AAAATGGACATGGGTCCGTGCCCAAAAGTACATTCTTTACAGCTGAGAAAAGA ATATGAAGAAGCCAAAGCAAAAGGGACTGATAACTATGACAGAGACCTAGAAGATGTCATTGATAGGCTCATTGTTGAGTGTGATAGAAAAATTGCTAGAGCTCTTAAGCGCCTCGAAGATGATGATGCAAAGGCTGCCATTGCAATTTCTGTCTCTGAGGTTACGCAG ACACCTGAGGTGCTTGAGTTGTCGAAGCAGATAAAGGAGAAGTTGAAGGAAGCTGATCAACATG ATCTTGAAGGCAAGACAGATCTTAAGATTCGAGCTTTGGAGGTGGTTGAAGAACTTAGAACTAAAAGAGCTGACAAACAG TCCATGCTACTTTTGGATGCCTTCAACAAAGATAGGGCATCTTTACCTCAACCACTGCCAAATCCACCACCTTTGGCACCCTTGCCTGTAGTTGCTCCTGATGCTCGTACTCAGGAAATGATAAATGAGAAGCTAAAGAAGGCAGAGGATCTTG GTGAGCAAGGAATGGTTGATGAGGCACAAAAAGCATTGGAAGAGGCTGAAGCATTGAAGAAG CTGCCTGCCAGGCAAGAGCCTGTTCTGGATTCCTCCAAGTACACTGCTGCTGATGTGCGGATT ACTGATCAAAAGCTCCGAGTTTGTGACATTTGTGGAGCATTTTTAAGCGTTTATGACAG TGACCGTCGTTTAGCTGATCATTTTGGGGGAAAGCTGCATTTAGGCTATATGCAAATTCGTGAGAAGTTAGCCGAGCTTCAG GAAGAGAGAAACAAGAGTCGCAAGGTTGATCGGTATGATGAGCGGAG GTCAAAAGAGCGAAAAAGTAGGGACCGTGAAAGGGAACCAAGCAAGGACCGAGATCGTGGAGAAAGTCGTGACCGAGCAAGGGATTATGATCGCAGGAGCAGGGATCGTGATAGGTATTATGATCGGGATCGTGGATACGATCGTGAGCGTGATAGAGATTCAGATCATTCCCGCAGTTATGATTCAAGAAGCCGCCGCAGGTCACGCTCGAGGTCAAGGGAACGATCCAGGGATTATGATCGTCACAG GCGTTATGATCGGTACTAG